Proteins encoded in a region of the Zea mays cultivar B73 chromosome 2, Zm-B73-REFERENCE-NAM-5.0, whole genome shotgun sequence genome:
- the LOC100217141 gene encoding Probable inactive purple acid phosphatase 27, translating to MTDWVYMPWVTPSANPVRFVVRSPPPSCCQSRLGNRIVRESSMKGRLLLLLWAWAAATWVSVSAVTRLGRGVAGEQPLSRIAVERVVLAVNDAAYVKASPLVLGHKGENSEWADVEFFHPNPSDDDWIGVFSPANFSDAICEAENTGTPVLCTAPIKYQFANFENDGYNKTGKGYLKLQLINQREDFSFALFSGGLSKPKLISVSNKVAFANPKAPVYPRLAQGKSWNEMTVTWTSGYDITEAVPFVEWGEKGGRRLLAPAGTLTFDRNSMCGSPARTVGWRHPGYIHTSFLKDLWPDSPYTYRLGHRLMNGTRVWSKSYSFKASPYPGQDSLQRVVVFGDMGKAEADGSNEFSDFQPGSLNTTYQIIRDLEDIDMVVHIGDICYADGYLSQWDQFTAQIEPIASRVPYMIGLGNHERDWPGTGSFYGNLDSGGECGVPAQTVFYTPAENRAKFWYATDYGMFRFCIANTEEDWRPGTEQYKFIEQCLSSVDRQKQPWLIFLAHRVLGYSSCTYYESEGTFEEPMGREALQELWQKYKVDIAFYGHVHSYERTCPVYQSQCVVDGSDHYSGPFQATTHVVVGGAGASILDSEFTTSKIQWSHFTDFDHGFVKLTALNHSSLLFEYKKSRDGNVYDHFTISRDYRDILACSIDNCPRSTLAS from the exons ATGACTGACTGGGTATATATGCCATGGGTCACCCCTTCCGCCAATCCAGTCAGGTTCGTCGTCCGGTCGCCGCCACCTAGTTGCTGCCAGTCCAGGCTGGGAAATCGTATCGTCAGGGAGAGCAGCATGAAggggcggctgctgctgctgctgtgggcgTGGGCGGCCGCCACATGGGTGTCCGTCAGCGCCGTGACTCGCCTCGGCAGAGGCGTCGCCGGAGAGCAGCCGCTGTCCAGGATCGCCGTCGAGAGGGTGGTCCTCGCCGTCAACGACGCGGCGTACGTCAAGGCGTCCCCTCTGGTTCTCGGGCACAAG GGCGAGAACAGTGAGTGGGCGGACGTGGAGTTCTTCCACCCGAACCCGTCCGACGACGACTGGATCGGCGTCTTCTCTCCCGCAAATTTCAG TGATGCGATCTGTGAGGCTGAGAATACGGGTACCCCAGTGCTGTGCACTGCACCTATCAAG TACCAGTTTGCAAACTTCGAAAACGATGGCTATAACAAGACTGGAAAGGGCTACCTCAAGCTTCAGTTGATCAACCAGAGGGAAGATTTCTCATTCGCGCTTTTCTCAGGTGGTCTCTCAAAG CCCAAGCTGATTTCTGTCTCCAACAAGGTAGCCTTTGCTAATCCAAAGGCACCAGTGTACCCGCGTTTGGCGCAAGGGAAGTCTTGGAATGAA ATGACAGTCACCTGGACAAGCGGCTACGATATTACAGAAGCAGTTCCTTTTGTTGAGTGGGGTGAGAAAGGAGGTCGACGACTTCTTGCTCCAGCTGGAACATTAACATTTGACCGAAATAGCATGTGTG GCTCACCGGCACGAACTGTTGGTTGGCGCCATCCTGGTTACATCCATACTAGCTTCCTGAAGGATCTGTGGCCAGACTCGCC GTATACTTACAGGCTTGGCCATAGGCTGATGAATGGGACCCGCGTCTGGAGCAAGTCATACAGCTTCAAAGCGTCGCCTTACCCTGGGCAAGATTCTTTGCAGCGAGTTGTCGTATTTGGGGACATGGGAAAG GCAGAGGCTGATGGTTCGAACGAGTTCAGCGACTTCCAGCCCGGTTCGTTGAATACTACTTACCAGATCATCAGGGACCTCGAAGACATCGACATGGTGGTCCACATTGGGGACATCTGCTACGCGGATGGCTACTTGTCTCAGTGGGATCAGTTCACTGCACAGATCGAACCGATTGCTTCAAGGGTGCCATACATGATTGGCCT CGGTAACCATGAGAGGGATTGGCCTGGCACTGGTTCATTCTACGGGAACCTTGACTCCGGTGGAGAGTGCGGCGTCCCTGCCCAAACTGTGTTCTACACTCCAGCTGAGAACCGTGCAAAATTCTG GTACGCGACGGACTACGGCATGTTCAGGTTCTGCATCGCAAACACGGAAGAGGACTGGAGGCCGGGGACCGAGCAGTACAAGTTCATCGAGCAATGCCTGTCGTCGGTCGACAGGCAGAAGCAGCCGTGGCTCATCTTCCTCGCGCACCGCGTTCTCGGCTACTCCTCCTGCACCTACTACGAATCGGAGGGCACGTTCGAGGAGCCCATGGGGCGGGAAGCGCTGCAGGAGCTCTGGCAGAAGTACAAGGTGGACATCGCCTTCTATGGCCACGTCCACAGCTACGAAAGGACATGCCCGGTCTAccag TCTCAGTGCGTCGTCGATGGATCCGACCACTACAGCGGCCCGTTCCAGGCGACGACGCACGTCGTTGTCGGCGGCGCAGGAGCCAGCATTCTCGATTCTGAGTTCACCACCTCGAAGATCCAGTGGAGCCACTTCACCGACTTCGACCACGGGTTCGTCAAGCTCACGGCCCTCAACCATTCCTCCCTGCTGTTCGAGTACAAGAAGAGCCGCGACGGCAACGTGTATGACCATTTCACAATCTCACGCGACTACCGGGACATCCTCGCTTGCTCCATCGACAACTGCCCCCGGAGCACACTGGCTTCCTGA